A window from Polyangium spumosum encodes these proteins:
- the trxA gene encoding thioredoxin — translation MPVPVISEQDFEREVLRSELPVLIDFYADWCGPCKTVAPEVEALSHELEGKAKFVKVNIDQSKRLAQALRVQAVPTFMVFFRGRPVAGEQGAVRKARLRELLDPFLPRAEGAIRAVELAQLLKQGQVVPVDTRDAAVYNRARIPGAVNIPLDEIETRLAELHMLPGEPILYDRTGDKTKVLAETLAKSGVPIAFLESGFLGWEAESLPIERPE, via the coding sequence ATGCCGGTCCCCGTCATTTCCGAGCAAGATTTCGAGCGCGAGGTTCTGCGCAGCGAGCTCCCCGTCCTCATCGACTTCTACGCCGACTGGTGTGGCCCCTGCAAAACGGTGGCCCCCGAGGTCGAGGCGCTCTCGCACGAGCTCGAAGGCAAAGCGAAGTTCGTCAAGGTGAACATCGACCAGAGCAAGCGCCTCGCGCAGGCCTTGCGCGTGCAGGCGGTGCCCACCTTCATGGTCTTCTTCCGCGGCCGCCCCGTCGCCGGCGAGCAAGGCGCCGTGCGCAAGGCGCGCCTGCGCGAGCTGCTCGATCCCTTCCTCCCGCGGGCCGAAGGCGCGATCCGCGCCGTCGAGCTCGCGCAGCTCCTCAAGCAAGGCCAGGTCGTCCCCGTCGACACGCGCGACGCCGCTGTCTACAACCGCGCGCGTATCCCGGGCGCCGTCAACATCCCGCTCGACGAGATCGAGACGCGCCTCGCCGAGCTCCACATGCTGCCGGGCGAGCCGATCCTCTACGATCGCACCGGCGACAAGACGAAGGTCCTCGCCGAGACGCTCGCCAAGAGCGGCGTGCCGATCGCGTTCCTGGAGAGCGGCTTCCTCGGCTGGGAAGCCGAGAGCCTGCCGATCGAGCGGCCGGAGTGA
- the larC gene encoding nickel pincer cofactor biosynthesis protein LarC has translation MRTPLLEQGAGIGKILFFDAFSGIAGDMTIAALLDLGVPLLVIEHAVAALPLEGVFLERGHVHRSGIVATSFEVHVETPQPERTYASIDAMLASAPLEPDVQALARRIFRRLAEAECAVHRMPLDEVHFHEVGAVDAIVDIVGAAAALVYLGAEARGAPLPMGRGFVRARHGILPLPPPATVECLRGVPTYGVDLDAELVTPTGAAIVSTAAVRFERWPSFAPERVGWGAGSRELPDRPNLLRVVLGTRGGASDEPTVGASHVVLEVNVDDMTGEMAAHAIEALFAAGALDAWAVPITMKKGRPALTIAALAPSPQADAVGATLLKETTSIGLRKIPVTRTERPRRTVAVDTAYGRVRVKISEGPFGPPQVKPEFEDCAAAAKTHGVALREVIQAALAALENVPGKT, from the coding sequence GTGAGGACGCCGCTGCTCGAGCAAGGAGCAGGGATCGGAAAAATCCTGTTCTTCGACGCGTTCAGCGGCATCGCGGGCGACATGACGATCGCGGCGCTGCTCGACCTCGGCGTGCCGCTGCTCGTGATCGAGCACGCGGTGGCGGCGCTGCCGCTCGAAGGCGTGTTCCTGGAGCGCGGGCACGTGCATCGGAGCGGGATCGTGGCGACCTCGTTCGAGGTGCACGTGGAGACGCCGCAGCCGGAGCGGACGTACGCGTCGATCGACGCGATGCTCGCGAGCGCGCCGCTCGAGCCGGACGTGCAGGCCCTCGCGCGGCGGATCTTCCGGCGGCTCGCCGAGGCCGAGTGCGCGGTGCACCGCATGCCGCTCGACGAGGTGCATTTCCACGAGGTGGGCGCGGTCGACGCGATCGTGGACATCGTCGGCGCGGCCGCGGCGCTCGTGTACCTCGGGGCCGAGGCGCGAGGCGCGCCGCTGCCGATGGGGCGAGGGTTCGTCCGGGCGCGTCATGGGATCCTGCCGCTGCCGCCGCCGGCGACGGTGGAGTGTCTGCGCGGGGTGCCGACGTACGGGGTGGATCTCGACGCGGAGCTCGTGACGCCGACGGGCGCGGCGATCGTGTCGACGGCGGCCGTGCGCTTCGAGCGGTGGCCGTCGTTCGCGCCCGAGCGCGTGGGCTGGGGCGCGGGATCTCGCGAGCTGCCGGATCGGCCGAACCTGCTCCGGGTCGTGCTCGGGACACGCGGCGGCGCGTCGGACGAGCCCACGGTGGGCGCTTCGCACGTGGTGCTCGAGGTGAACGTGGACGACATGACGGGCGAGATGGCGGCGCACGCGATCGAGGCGCTCTTCGCGGCGGGCGCGCTCGACGCGTGGGCCGTGCCGATCACGATGAAGAAGGGGCGCCCGGCGCTGACGATCGCGGCGCTCGCGCCGTCGCCGCAGGCAGACGCGGTGGGCGCGACGTTGCTCAAGGAGACGACGTCGATCGGGCTTCGCAAGATCCCGGTGACGCGGACCGAGCGGCCGCGGCGCACGGTGGCGGTCGACACGGCCTACGGGCGGGTGCGCGTGAAGATCAGCGAGGGGCCGTTTGGTCCGCCGCAGGTGAAGCCGGAGTTCGAGGACTGCGCGGCCGCGGCGAAGACACACGGCGTGGCGCTGCGCGAGGTGATCCAGGCGGCGCTCGCCGCGCTGGAGAACGTCCCCGGAAAGACCTGA
- the larB gene encoding nickel pincer cofactor biosynthesis protein LarB produces the protein MDPRRVEELLEQVRRGDVTVEQGVEALKNLPFRDLGFATVDHHRALRQGVPEVIFGEGKSGEQIAGIAAEMVRAGTNVLVTRIDAEKAAIVGQRVPSFRYAPLARTGSVELTPPAKRPCAPVAVVTAGTSDNEVAEEAAETLSALGLEPMRIYDIGVAGIHRLLHRVEDLRRASAAIVCAGMEGALPSVVGGMVSTPVVAVPTAVGYGTSLGGFTALFAMLTSCASGVAVVNIGNGFGAAMVVHRMMPKTTQATEQPHKAG, from the coding sequence ATGGATCCCAGGCGCGTGGAAGAGCTGCTCGAACAGGTGCGACGTGGGGACGTGACGGTCGAGCAGGGGGTCGAGGCGCTCAAGAATCTGCCGTTCCGGGATCTCGGGTTCGCGACCGTCGATCACCATCGCGCGCTCCGGCAGGGCGTGCCGGAGGTGATCTTCGGCGAGGGCAAGAGCGGCGAGCAGATCGCGGGGATCGCCGCCGAGATGGTGCGCGCCGGGACGAACGTGCTCGTGACCCGGATCGACGCAGAGAAGGCGGCGATCGTGGGGCAGCGGGTGCCGAGCTTCCGGTACGCGCCGCTCGCGAGGACGGGGAGCGTGGAGCTCACGCCGCCCGCGAAGAGGCCGTGCGCGCCCGTGGCGGTGGTGACGGCCGGGACGAGCGACAACGAGGTGGCCGAGGAGGCGGCGGAGACGCTCTCCGCGCTGGGGCTCGAGCCGATGCGGATCTACGACATCGGGGTCGCCGGCATCCATCGGCTCTTGCATCGCGTGGAGGATCTCAGGCGCGCGTCGGCGGCGATCGTGTGCGCGGGGATGGAAGGCGCGCTGCCGAGCGTGGTGGGCGGGATGGTGTCGACGCCGGTCGTGGCCGTGCCGACGGCGGTGGGGTACGGGACGTCGCTCGGCGGGTTCACGGCGCTCTTCGCGATGCTGACGTCGTGCGCGTCGGGCGTCGCGGTCGTGAACATCGGCAACGGGTTCGGCGCGGCGATGGTCGTGCACCGCATGATGCCGAAGACCACACAAGCGACCGAGCAGCCTCACAAGGCCGGCTGA
- a CDS encoding DUF1579 family protein, protein MTTVNLETEPTKPYESDAEHQRLARLVGAWRGTAQTIMGPPGTTPIEAPWEGRITTILDGRFVRFTYRSSVEEKPIAGEMLLAFESGEKLWRISWVDSFHTGTAILVSVSKEGGTDIDVRGSYFAAPGHPHWGWRTVVDDAQADRLVIRMYNITPDGQEAPGIEITLARG, encoded by the coding sequence ATGACCACCGTGAACCTCGAAACCGAGCCGACGAAGCCGTACGAATCCGACGCCGAGCATCAGCGGCTCGCGCGGCTCGTGGGCGCGTGGCGCGGGACGGCGCAGACCATCATGGGGCCGCCGGGCACGACGCCGATCGAGGCGCCGTGGGAAGGGCGGATCACGACGATCCTCGACGGGCGCTTCGTCCGGTTCACGTACCGCTCGAGCGTCGAGGAGAAGCCGATCGCCGGGGAGATGCTCCTCGCGTTCGAGTCGGGCGAGAAGCTCTGGCGGATCTCGTGGGTCGACAGCTTCCACACGGGGACGGCGATCCTGGTGTCGGTGAGCAAGGAAGGTGGGACGGACATCGACGTTCGGGGCAGCTACTTCGCGGCGCCGGGGCATCCGCACTGGGGGTGGCGCACCGTGGTCGACGACGCGCAGGCCGACAGGCTGGTGATCCGCATGTACAACATCACGCCCGACGGGCAGGAGGCGCCCGGCATCGAGATCACGCTCGCGCGTGGTTGA
- a CDS encoding retron system putative HNH endonuclease has product MLRFAKGAAPKVLTGWQATPGADWESLSATHKDDVRDALLRDQGELCAYCQRRIPTKDGYVKVEHWHAQSAEEEAKGTLRWLDMLGVCLGDEAQETGAKEGERHCDTARGNKKLFLHPVAGRGPDPREHLRYTSEGEVLPSTGTSSARVQSDIDALNLNATRLKRARREIFDALRERLDKRKFTTAALNAEYKAAGIQPGVQSPTQCEVVRYHLRRWARQKNVELGG; this is encoded by the coding sequence ATGCTGCGGTTCGCGAAGGGAGCCGCGCCGAAGGTGCTCACCGGATGGCAAGCCACGCCGGGCGCGGACTGGGAGAGCCTCTCCGCCACCCACAAGGACGACGTTCGAGACGCGCTGCTGCGTGATCAAGGGGAACTCTGTGCGTACTGCCAGCGCCGGATCCCCACGAAGGACGGGTACGTGAAGGTCGAGCACTGGCACGCGCAGTCCGCCGAGGAAGAGGCGAAAGGCACGCTGCGGTGGCTCGACATGCTGGGCGTCTGCCTCGGGGATGAAGCGCAGGAGACGGGCGCGAAGGAAGGCGAGCGGCACTGCGATACGGCGAGGGGCAACAAGAAGCTGTTCCTGCACCCCGTCGCCGGGAGAGGCCCCGATCCTCGGGAGCACCTGCGCTACACGTCGGAAGGCGAGGTCCTTCCCTCCACCGGCACGTCGTCTGCGAGGGTGCAGAGTGACATCGACGCCCTCAACCTCAACGCGACGCGGCTGAAGCGCGCGCGACGCGAGATCTTCGACGCGCTCCGAGAGCGCCTCGACAAGCGTAAATTCACGACCGCGGCGTTGAACGCAGAGTACAAGGCGGCGGGCATCCAGCCGGGCGTGCAGAGCCCCACGCAGTGCGAGGTCGTCCGGTACCACCTCAGGCGCTGGGCTCGGCAAAAGAACGTGGAGTTGGGAGGATGA
- a CDS encoding AAA family ATPase yields the protein MKIHALHIENFRGFEKLDVTFQPSMTVLIGENGAGKTALLEALAVTLGGLFLGLPGKTGRSIDREDVRHVVYEHAGMLDLQPQWPVNVSASGTVDGEPLVWSRDLSHDGGRTTRVKAAPIKRVAEKLARAVKAGKPRALPIVAFYGTQRLWLHKKVTEAKRGVGSRYDGYVDALDPASNHRLLAEWMYQQTLVELQSGKLVPQLHAVERAVCQCIEGTQRFYFDVKTQDLQVARTDGRLLPFSFLSDGYRNMVALVADVAWRAAVLNPHLADAAAEKSEGVVLIDEVDLHLHPRWQRRILDDLRRTFPNIQFVVTTHSPQVIASVHREEVRVFENNKLVPMQPFVEGRDTNSLLEDVFGVPERPEKDQGEIDELSRILDDERYEEGRVLLGQLEERLGPDDPAVIRARWILEREAPEPGAG from the coding sequence ATGAAGATCCACGCGCTGCACATCGAAAATTTTCGCGGGTTCGAGAAGCTAGACGTCACGTTCCAGCCATCGATGACCGTGCTCATCGGGGAGAACGGGGCGGGGAAGACGGCGCTCTTGGAGGCGCTGGCGGTTACGCTCGGCGGGTTGTTTCTCGGTCTTCCGGGGAAGACGGGGCGATCGATCGACAGGGAAGACGTGCGGCACGTCGTTTACGAGCACGCCGGCATGCTCGATCTGCAGCCGCAGTGGCCGGTGAACGTGAGCGCGAGCGGTACGGTCGACGGCGAACCCTTGGTGTGGTCACGCGACTTGTCACATGACGGAGGGCGCACCACGCGTGTCAAGGCAGCGCCCATCAAGCGCGTGGCCGAGAAACTGGCCCGCGCCGTGAAGGCGGGCAAACCGCGGGCGCTTCCCATCGTGGCGTTCTACGGCACACAGCGTCTCTGGCTCCACAAGAAGGTCACGGAGGCAAAGCGCGGCGTAGGATCACGGTACGACGGGTACGTGGATGCGCTCGATCCGGCATCGAACCACCGTCTCCTCGCCGAGTGGATGTACCAGCAGACGCTCGTGGAACTGCAGAGCGGCAAGCTCGTGCCGCAACTCCACGCAGTGGAGCGGGCCGTCTGCCAGTGCATCGAGGGCACGCAGAGGTTCTACTTCGACGTCAAGACGCAGGACCTGCAGGTTGCGCGTACGGACGGGCGACTCCTGCCCTTCTCGTTCCTCAGCGACGGCTATCGCAACATGGTCGCCCTCGTCGCGGATGTAGCCTGGCGCGCCGCGGTTCTGAACCCGCATCTTGCGGACGCGGCCGCAGAGAAATCGGAGGGGGTGGTGCTGATCGACGAGGTGGATCTGCACCTTCATCCGCGCTGGCAGCGACGTATCCTCGACGACCTCCGCCGCACGTTCCCGAACATCCAGTTCGTCGTGACCACACACTCGCCGCAGGTGATCGCGAGCGTGCATCGTGAGGAGGTGCGGGTCTTCGAGAACAACAAGCTCGTCCCCATGCAGCCCTTCGTGGAAGGCCGGGACACGAACAGCCTGCTCGAAGACGTGTTCGGCGTACCGGAGCGACCGGAGAAAGATCAAGGCGAGATCGACGAGCTCTCGCGGATCCTCGACGACGAGCGGTACGAGGAGGGGCGAGTGCTGCTCGGGCAGCTCGAAGAGCGCCTCGGGCCGGACGATCCCGCGGTGATACGCGCGCGGTGGATCCTGGAGCGCGAGGCGCCGGAGCCCGGAGCCGGTTGA
- a CDS encoding TldD/PmbA family protein, protein MTAPNRLETEIDELKNLAADVVRRARAGGADVAEAIARSGSELSTKVRLGEPELVEEASHKSLGMRVIKQGRVALTSTSDLTARGIDRFVRDALELVDISQEDPFAGPADPSLISKGPFPDLELYDPKGGDVTAAEAIDIARRGEQAARDADPRITNSDGATFSRTAGVFALVLSGGFTGGYAGSYASLVVSPVADDEGGKKRRGFHWTAKRHLDALDAPEVVGREATRRTLRKLGARKVPTCEAPVVFDPDAARAILGLLAGAIMGSSVWRKSSYLVGREDSRVASDLVTIVDDPLVLRAPGSRPFDGEGLAARKNLVVEQGVLRTYLCDSYSGRKLGRSPTGSASRGGGGGVGPSTSNFMLLPTQTKAADIVKGTPRGLYVTEMMGFGYNPVTGDFSRGAAGFWIENGELAFPVSEVTISLNLDQLWQRIDAVGDDLDLRSSTASPTLRISSMTIAGSS, encoded by the coding sequence ATGACGGCGCCGAACCGGCTCGAGACCGAGATCGATGAGTTGAAGAACCTCGCCGCGGACGTCGTCCGCCGCGCCCGCGCGGGCGGCGCCGACGTCGCCGAGGCCATCGCGCGCTCCGGCTCCGAGCTCAGCACCAAGGTTCGCCTCGGCGAACCCGAGCTCGTCGAGGAGGCCTCCCACAAGAGCCTCGGCATGCGCGTCATCAAGCAGGGCCGCGTCGCCCTCACCTCCACCTCGGACCTCACCGCCCGCGGCATCGACCGCTTCGTCCGCGACGCCCTCGAGCTCGTCGACATCTCCCAGGAAGACCCCTTCGCCGGCCCGGCGGATCCCTCGCTCATCTCGAAGGGCCCCTTCCCCGACCTCGAGCTCTACGACCCCAAGGGCGGCGACGTCACGGCGGCCGAGGCCATCGACATCGCCCGCCGCGGCGAGCAGGCCGCCCGCGACGCCGACCCTCGTATCACGAACAGCGACGGCGCCACCTTCAGCCGCACCGCCGGCGTCTTCGCGCTCGTGCTCTCGGGTGGCTTCACGGGCGGGTATGCGGGCTCGTATGCCTCGCTCGTCGTCTCCCCCGTGGCCGACGACGAGGGCGGCAAGAAGCGCCGCGGCTTTCACTGGACGGCCAAGCGCCACCTCGACGCGCTCGACGCGCCCGAGGTCGTCGGCCGCGAGGCCACGCGCCGCACCTTGCGCAAGCTCGGCGCCCGCAAGGTCCCCACGTGCGAGGCCCCGGTCGTCTTCGACCCCGACGCGGCGCGCGCGATCCTGGGCCTGCTCGCCGGCGCCATCATGGGCAGCTCCGTCTGGCGCAAGTCGAGTTACCTCGTCGGCCGTGAGGACAGCCGGGTCGCGAGTGACCTCGTCACCATCGTCGACGACCCCCTCGTCCTTCGTGCCCCTGGCTCGCGCCCCTTCGACGGCGAGGGCCTCGCGGCGCGCAAGAACCTCGTGGTCGAGCAGGGCGTCCTCCGGACCTACCTCTGCGACAGCTACAGCGGCCGCAAGCTCGGCCGTTCGCCCACGGGCAGCGCCTCGCGTGGGGGTGGCGGCGGCGTTGGCCCTTCCACCTCGAACTTCATGCTCCTGCCCACGCAGACGAAGGCCGCGGACATCGTCAAGGGCACCCCGCGTGGCCTCTACGTCACGGAGATGATGGGCTTTGGCTACAACCCCGTCACGGGTGACTTCTCGCGCGGCGCGGCCGGGTTCTGGATTGAAAACGGCGAGCTCGCGTTCCCGGTCAGCGAAGTGACCATCTCGCTGAACCTCGATCAGCTCTGGCAGCGCATCGACGCCGTCGGCGACGACCTCGATCTGCGCAGCTCCACCGCTTCGCCCACGCTGCGAATTTCTTCGATGACGATCGCCGGCTCGTCCTGA
- a CDS encoding helix-turn-helix domain-containing protein produces MAGVRGEKLLTASDLAALCEVDLKTIHNWVDRGRIAHFRTPGRHLRFRAADVAEFLRAWGYSVPRELARASAKSGLVVGSKDTLAHVTRALGDMMPLRDVKHPYDALVLAGSDPPDVFIVDAKAISTDVDVAHWMEALERACREARFVVLSDETTGLPAFATRVGRTDAQGLRTLLVPEPVAPVAAPGAVPAAAAANANEPAGAAQAEELPPRAAGGSSR; encoded by the coding sequence ATGGCCGGAGTACGGGGAGAGAAACTGCTGACCGCGTCCGACCTCGCAGCGCTGTGCGAGGTCGATCTGAAGACCATCCATAACTGGGTGGATCGTGGCCGGATCGCACATTTTCGCACGCCAGGCCGGCATCTGCGTTTTCGTGCGGCCGACGTGGCGGAGTTCCTGCGAGCTTGGGGCTACAGCGTGCCCCGTGAGCTCGCGCGGGCGAGCGCGAAGAGCGGGCTCGTGGTGGGCTCGAAGGACACGCTCGCTCATGTCACCCGCGCGCTCGGGGATATGATGCCGCTCCGGGACGTGAAGCATCCATACGATGCCCTCGTCCTGGCGGGATCGGACCCTCCGGACGTGTTCATCGTGGACGCGAAGGCGATCTCGACGGACGTCGACGTGGCCCACTGGATGGAAGCGCTCGAGCGAGCCTGTCGGGAAGCACGTTTCGTCGTGCTCAGCGACGAAACGACGGGGCTGCCGGCCTTCGCGACGCGCGTGGGGCGTACGGACGCGCAAGGCCTGCGGACCTTGCTCGTGCCCGAGCCCGTCGCGCCCGTAGCCGCGCCGGGCGCCGTGCCCGCCGCAGCCGCCGCGAATGCAAACGAGCCGGCAGGAGCCGCACAAGCAGAGGAGCTCCCGCCACGCGCGGCGGGTGGTTCGTCTCGCTAG
- a CDS encoding lamin tail domain-containing protein, producing MQKVACLLLATLAACRPDLPLAELRPGSPGKAEGISVAFEPEAPTTAAPRVLRVHVAAEQALDEARLFLVRGEVRESHLKQIERDDISKTLAARFVPSLFWREDDGSVVLAPTAPLEPGETYAVASGEPRASVHFVVEAAEVAPLLTRVWPPAESPRAGLFGLYCGDVALPEVTIEATLAPEGPLGVFSRGVAPGGAGRDCLRFGGRGLAADGGPWVPPPFVGIPGLPGPLRLDPYPFGGAGAELGEIMEVQPDEAPLECAAFEVPFGPGCVEVLDDRLRGRAPGAALLWGVAGEGLDVVMATEKNERFVLGGLPADRVIALDVTTIDAHGRARRMAFSATTLPPMPHVVLNEVMANPLGPEPDQEWVELYNDGAVEAALGELVLRDIGGETPLPEVTLPPGRFAVVVNETFVPDDEIDVPPAEDAIVVRVPALGKNGLGNGGESVRLLDTRGRILSKFPAIPKPKAGQSVIRRSPDAPDGVSDSFLLAVPTPGGVNAASFP from the coding sequence ATGCAAAAGGTCGCATGCCTCCTGCTCGCCACCCTCGCCGCTTGTCGGCCCGACCTCCCCCTCGCCGAGCTCCGCCCCGGCTCCCCGGGCAAGGCCGAAGGGATCTCGGTCGCCTTCGAGCCCGAAGCGCCCACCACGGCGGCGCCCCGCGTGCTCCGGGTCCACGTCGCCGCGGAGCAGGCGCTCGACGAGGCGCGGCTCTTCCTGGTGCGAGGCGAGGTGCGGGAGAGCCACCTCAAGCAGATCGAGCGGGACGACATCTCGAAGACGCTCGCCGCGCGGTTCGTGCCGAGCTTGTTCTGGCGGGAGGACGACGGGTCCGTGGTGCTCGCGCCGACGGCGCCGCTCGAGCCAGGCGAGACGTACGCGGTGGCGAGCGGGGAGCCGCGGGCGAGCGTGCATTTCGTGGTCGAGGCGGCCGAGGTGGCGCCCTTGCTCACGCGCGTGTGGCCGCCGGCCGAGTCGCCTCGGGCGGGCCTGTTCGGGCTTTATTGTGGCGACGTGGCGCTGCCCGAGGTGACGATCGAGGCCACGCTCGCGCCGGAGGGGCCGCTCGGCGTGTTTTCGCGTGGGGTCGCGCCGGGGGGCGCGGGCCGTGATTGCTTGCGCTTCGGGGGCCGAGGGCTCGCCGCGGACGGGGGGCCCTGGGTGCCGCCGCCTTTCGTGGGGATCCCCGGCCTGCCCGGGCCTCTGCGGCTCGATCCGTATCCCTTCGGGGGCGCGGGGGCGGAGCTCGGCGAAATCATGGAGGTGCAGCCGGACGAGGCGCCGCTCGAATGCGCGGCCTTCGAGGTCCCGTTCGGGCCGGGGTGCGTGGAGGTGCTGGACGATCGGCTGCGCGGCCGCGCGCCCGGGGCGGCGCTGTTATGGGGCGTCGCGGGGGAGGGGCTCGACGTGGTGATGGCGACGGAGAAAAACGAGCGATTCGTCCTCGGGGGATTGCCCGCGGACCGGGTGATCGCGCTGGACGTCACGACGATCGACGCGCACGGACGGGCGCGGCGGATGGCATTTTCTGCGACCACCCTGCCGCCGATGCCGCACGTCGTCTTGAACGAGGTGATGGCCAATCCGCTCGGGCCGGAGCCGGATCAGGAGTGGGTCGAGCTCTACAATGACGGGGCCGTGGAGGCGGCGCTCGGCGAGCTCGTGCTCCGCGATATCGGGGGCGAGACGCCGCTGCCGGAGGTGACGCTCCCGCCCGGGCGATTCGCGGTGGTGGTGAACGAGACGTTCGTGCCGGACGACGAGATCGACGTGCCTCCGGCCGAGGACGCCATCGTGGTGCGTGTGCCCGCGCTCGGGAAAAACGGACTCGGAAATGGAGGAGAGAGCGTTCGCCTGCTCGATACGCGTGGTCGCATTCTTTCAAAGTTTCCCGCGATTCCGAAGCCGAAGGCTGGTCAAAGCGTGATACGGCGGTCACCCGACGCACCAGATGGAGTGAGCGATTCTTTCCTGCTTGCTGTGCCCACGCCTGGTGGGGTGAACGCGGCGTCATTCCCTTGA